A DNA window from Phyllostomus discolor isolate MPI-MPIP mPhyDis1 chromosome X, mPhyDis1.pri.v3, whole genome shotgun sequence contains the following coding sequences:
- the TCEAL3 gene encoding LOW QUALITY PROTEIN: transcription elongation factor A protein-like 3 (The sequence of the model RefSeq protein was modified relative to this genomic sequence to represent the inferred CDS: inserted 2 bases in 1 codon; deleted 2 bases in 2 codons) → MWRAQVQERDISPLSTQPLPLSPDCRSESLTPVLYKARKGRTCSESLQNRQKRRHLNVKKLYNKNEGKLENEEKPEDEVDTEDEGNSNEEEKPGVGKPRHKGKHQEEGEPDDKIKQEKQGKYESEGKPHSEGKPEPQARXSQPQAVEKCSAEDYVPHIAKKKTDRGMDDSPKGYQEDLQERHLGSEEMMTECEDVSRAQEEPREKDNHSLSGFHWMQRDVQDPFVPRGLWGIIRAVRGRGRGQRGLHDIL, encoded by the exons ATGTGGAGAGCCCAGGTTCAGGAAAGGGACATCAGTCCACTTAGCACGCAGCCACTGCCCCTATCTCCTGACTGCAGGTCTGAAAGTCTGACCCCAGTGCTCTACAAGGCTAGAAAAGGAAGAACCTGTTCAGAATCCCT CCAGAACAGGCAAAAGAGGAGACATCTCAATGTGAAAAAActctacaataaaaatgaaggaaagctggaaaatgaagaaaagccaGAAGATGAAGTAGATACAGAAGATGAAGGAAACtcaaatgaggaagaaaagccaggagTTGGGAAGCCAAGGCACAAGGGGAAGCACCAGGAAGAGGGAGAGCCAGATGACAAGATTAAACAAGAAAAGCAGGGCAAATATGAAAGTGAGGGAAAACCACACAGTGAGGGCAAGCCAGAACCCCAAGCTAG GAGCCAGCCACAGGCTGTTGAAAAGTGCTCAGCTGAAGATTATGTGCCCCATATAGCAAAG AAGAAAACAGATAGGGGAATGGATGATTCTCCCAAGGGCTATCAGGAGGACTTACAAGAAAGGCACTTGGGTAGTGAGGAGATGATGACAGAATGTGAAGATGTGTCAAGGGCTCAGGAAGAGCCAAGGGAAAAAGATAACCACTCGTTGAGTGGTTTTCATTGGATGCAAAGAGATGTACAGGATCCATTTGTACCAAGGGGCTTATGGGGTATC ATCAgggcagtgaggggcagaggcaggggccaAAGGGGCTTACATGATATCCTATAA
- the TCEAL4 gene encoding transcription elongation factor A protein-like 4, producing MEKLYSENEGIPEIQENMENEQPQNAGKPEVMHALENKETLENEGKIENKEKTEDEEILEDKEKTEKEGKPEEEGNPVIEGKSEGHGKPEVEGKSKEEGKPESEGKPKEEGKPAIEPRAAGKRPAGDDVPRKAKRKTNKGLAQCLKEYKEAIHDMHLSNEEMIREFDEMARVEDEVKKTRQKLGGFMWMQKSLQDPFHPRGPRELRGGCRAPQRGFEDIPFV from the coding sequence ATGGAAAAACTCTACAGTGAAAATGAAGGAATACCTGAGATCCAAGAAAACATGGAAAACGAGCAGCCTCAGAATGCAGGGAAGCCAGAAGTAATGCATGCTCTGGAAAACAAGGAAACAttagaaaatgagggaaagatagaaaacaaggaaaagacaGAAGATGAGGAAATACTAGAGgataaggaaaaaacagagaaggagggaaagccGGAAGAAGAGGGAAATCCAGTGATAGAGGGAAAGTCAGAGGGCCATGGGAAACCAGAGGTTGAgggaaaatcaaaagaagaagGGAAACCTGAGAGTGAGGGAAAGCCCAAAGAAGAAGGGAAACCAGCCATCGAACCAAGGGCTGCAGGAAAGCGCCCAGCTGGGGATGATGTACCCAGGAAAGccaaaagaaaaaccaacaagGGTCTGGCTCAGTGCCTCAAGGAATACAAAGAGGCCATACACGATATGCATTTGAGCAATGAGGAGATGATAAGAGAATTTGATGAGATGGCTAGGGTAGAGGATGAGGTAAAGAAAACCAGACAGAAATTGGGGGGGTTTATGTGGATGCAGAAAAGTTTACAGGACCCCTTCCACCCAAGGGGCCCAAGAGAACTAAGGGGTGGCTGTAGGGCCCCACAAAGGGGCTTTGAAGACATTCCTTTTGTATAG